A genomic window from Macadamia integrifolia cultivar HAES 741 unplaced genomic scaffold, SCU_Mint_v3 scaffold1935, whole genome shotgun sequence includes:
- the LOC122065229 gene encoding L-type lectin-domain containing receptor kinase IX.1-like, with product MAASCNSIRKLPFFLFQASLYFSFSQLATPLYFSFPIFEISKANQTITLFQDALISVQHSIHLTESQINADRDFRIGRASYGKSVHLWEKKTRKLTDFTSHFSFKITSDNNDATPPGDGIAFFLTDTRNSAISNSTVGGGLGIFSSTSTANVSNSIVAVEFDTFKNKWDPDGNHIGININSSVSVRNVTLSTSMKDGKRARVWVTYNSSSHLLSVFLTFNSTIKLKELSPCLFHTLNLRDYLPEWVTVGFSAATGNATELHEILCWQFYSSLEETGKNRRILLKILVPCGAAGIVGGLVLVWCIMRRKKQESDADADEDEDEDDAEFGAAMDNEFKMETGPRRFSYAELARATNNFDEEGKLGEGGFGGVYRGFLRDLNLDVAVKRISKGSKQGIKEYVSEVKIISQLRHKNLVQLLGWCHQRKELLLVYELMPNGSLNSHLFGDRSGYLTWEMRYKIALDLAYALLYLHEEWEQCVIHRDVKSSNVMLDSNFHAKLGDFGLARLVEHGKGSETTILAGTLGYMAPECVITGKASKESDVYSFGMVALEIACGRKPIKMNDPDPSKVRLVEWVWELYGRGKLLEAADPSQGVDFKEQQIEHLLIVGIWCAHPDYNLRPSIRQAMQVLNFDAPMPVLPPTMPEPTYFCSPSDLSTFAITSFSNGTTLSQPSINPDPTSGENEVNVLLN from the coding sequence ATGGCTGCTTCATGCAACTCAATAAGGAAactccctttctttctctttcaggcctccttatatttttctttctctcagcTGGCAACCCCATTGTATTTCAGCTTTCCCATTTTTGAAATATCAAAAGCAAATCAAACCATCACGCTCTTCCAAGACGCATTAATATCCGTCCAACACTCCATCCATCTCACAGAAAGCCAAATTAACGCAGACCGTGATTTCCGCATTGGTCGAGCATCATATGGTAAGTCAGTTCACCTCTGGGAGAAAAAGACACGAAAGCTGACGGACTTCACCTCCCATTTCTCCTTTAAAATCACTTCAGACAACAATGACGCTACCCCTCCAGGGGATGGGATTGCGTTCTTCCTCACTGATACCAGAAATTCAGCCATCTCCAATTCTACAGTAGGTGGTGGTCTTGGTATTTTTAGCTCAACATCTACTGCTAATGTTTCCAATTCCATTGTTGCGGTGGAGTTTGATACCTTCAAGAATAAATGGGACCCAGATGGCAATCACATCGGTATCAACATCAACTCCAGCGTATCTGTGAGGAATGTGACATTGAGCACTAGTATGAAGGATGGGAAGCGGGCTAGAGTTTGGGTTACTTACAATTCAAGTTCGCATTTATTGAGTGTTTTCTTGACATTTAATAGCACTATAAAATTGAAAGAGCTCTCACCTTGCCTTTTTCATACCCTTAATCTCAGGGATTACCTTCCTGAATGGGTCACTGTAGGATTCTCTGCAGCCACCGGAAATGCCACCGAACTACATGAGATTTTGTGCTGGCAATTTTATTCCAGTTTGGAGGAGACGGGTAAGAATCGGAGgattttgttgaaaattttgGTTCCATGTGGAGCTGCCGGCATAGTTGGtggcttggttttggtttggtgtaTCATGAGGAGAAAGAAGCAAGAAAGTGATGCAGATGCAGAcgaggatgaagatgaagatgatgcaGAATTTGGTGCGGCGATGGATAATGAATTCAAAATGGAAACCGGACCTAGGCGATTCTCATATGCTGAATTGGCTCGTGCAACTAATAACTTCGACGAGGAAGGAAAGCTCGGCGAGGGAGGATTTGGAGGTGTTTATAGAGGCTTCTTGAGAGATCTCAACTTGGATGTTGCTGTGAAAAGGATCTCTAAAGGGTCTAAACAAGGGATAAAGGAGTATGTCTCCGAGGTGAAGATCATAAGTCAATTGCGGCACAAGAACCTGGTGCAACTTCTTGGTTGGTGCCACCAACGGAAAGAGCTACTCCTTGTCTATGAGCTCATGCCTAATGGGAGTCTTAATTCCCATCTATTTGGAGACAGATCAGGCTACTTGACATGGGAGATGAGGTACAAGATAGCTCTTGACTTGGCCTATGCATTGCTCTATTTGCACGAAGAGTGGGAGCAATGCGTCATCCACAGGGATGTCAAATCCAGCAATGTAATGCTAGATTCAAACTTCCATGCTAAACTTGGGGATTTTGGTCTGGCTAGGCTTGTGGAACACGGGAAAGGGTCAGAAACTACTATCTTAGCTGGTACCCTGGGTTACATGGCACCTGAATGTGTCATAACTGGGAAGGCTAGCAAAGAATCTGATGTCTATAGCTTTGGAATGGTTGCTTTGGAGATTGCCTGTGGTAGAAAGCCTATCAAGATGAATGATCCTGATCCAAGTAAGGTAAGATTAGTAGAATGGGTTTGGGAGCTCTATGGAAGAGGAAAGCTTCTTGAGGCAGCTGACCCAAGTCAAGGTGTGGACTTTAAAGAGCAACAGATAGAGCATTTATTAATTGTTGGGATATGGTGCGCTCACCCAGATTACAATCTCCGACCTTCAATTAGGCAAGCCATGCAAGTTCTCAACTTCGATGCTCCAATGCCTGTTCTCCCACCGACCATGCCTGAGCCTACGTATTTTTGCTCTCCGTCTGATCTGTCTACATTTGCGATTACGTCCTTTTCCAATGGTACTACACTCAGCCAACCTTCAATCAACCCTGACCCCACGTCCGGTGAAAATGAAGTTAATGTGttattaaactaa